The DNA window TAGTTATTTCCCGCAATGTCAAAACTGTACAGAAGGAACAGGATCGTGTGAATTCAATGACACCAGCAACCGGATGGAGTGTCATCCTTACCCTATCGTTCGAGATCCCCCACAAGCGCTACCATTCCCAAAAGCGCCAAAACCAAAAGGTTATGCTAGTACTCTACCTGCTGCCAGCCAAGGCGAATTCTTAAAATTCCATTCCTGACCAgctcaatttgtttaactcttGTAATTTCAGGTTGTCTATCAACTCGGAGGTCGATTATTGTGGGAGCAAGCTTAGCTTCTTTTGTTCTAATATCGGCAATGGCAGCAGTAGCAGTTTTCTTCTATGTAAAACAATCAAAGAGAAAACTGGAAAAGGAGAATCAACTGAAGGTTGAAAGGTTCCTAAAGGATCACAAATCTCACGTACCAACAAGATACTCCTATGCCAATATTAAAAAGATGACAAATGGATTCAAGAAGAAGTTAGGTGAAGGAAGTTTTGGAAGTGTTTACAGCGGAGAGCTTCCAACTAATGGAGTTCCAGTCGCCGTAAAAGTCCTCAGTGATTCGAAAGGAAACGGAGAAGATTTTGTTAATGAAGTGGGAACCATTGGCAGAATTCACCATGTCAATGTGGTTCGCCTACTTGGGTTTTCTGCTGAAGGAGGCAAGCGTGCGCTTATTTACGGGCTCATGCCAAACGGGTCCCTAGAGAACTTCATCACATATAAAGATCGATCCAACAACACTTCGTTTGATTGGCAGAAACTTCACAACATTGTCAATGGTACAGCGAAGGGAATcgagtatcttcaccaagggtGCGACCGCATGATCCTCCACTTTGATATCAAACCTCATAACATACTGTTAGACCATGATTTCAATCCTAAGATCTCGGATTTTGGTCTTGCTAAACTCTGTTCCAAGGAAGACAGTATCATATCTATGACAGCTGCTAGAGGCACCGTGGGCTACATTGCACCTGAAGTGTTCAATGGGAACTTCGGGAGCGTGTCCCACAAGTCAGATGTGTACAGTTTCGGTATGCTAGTGCTTGAAATTGTTGGATCCAGAAAACAACCTGCTCTTACATCTGGAACCAGTGAGGTCTACTTTCCGGAATTGGTTTACAATCGTCTAGTTCAAGGAGAAGCGTTGGATTTGAAGCTAGATACTGATGAAGATGCTCAGATTGCTAAGAAACTAGTGACTGTGGCATTTTGGTGCATCCAGTGGTACCCGGTGAATCGCCCTTCCATGAAAGCGGTTGTTAGAATGCTAGAAGGAGGCCTTGAAAACTTGATGATGCCACCAAATCCATTTGCTTCCACGAGTACTCAGACAGATCAACCAAGAACAACACTGTCAAGTTAACTTGTCACACTAATCAGTAGTGTCTTGCATATTTGTAAACGTAGCGCGAAAATTAGTATTGTAAGGGCTTTTCAATTAAGTTTTACTAGCCAGTAGTTAATAAATAAGCACTTGTATCATGTTTTTGGTTAGAATGATTATTAGAACATGAGAAGCCAACCCAAATCATTTCAAATGTTCCACGACGTTTTAATATCTCAATTCGAGACCCCCCCACTTCTCAAACAAACGTGTGGCAACACATGAACAACACATATAGGAGAACGCAAAAGCGCATGTGACCAACACATGAATTACTCGTTTACCATAATACAATGTAGGCATTCAACTCAAAACCAATTTTGGAACAATGGAGGGGCCACAATCATTTAAATTAACTGTGCTGAACCCATGTGGTTTCTCATAGTGAGAGACAACACGCCTAATGGTTCTTGGATTTTGGCAGGTCAATCCAGAAACTGCACCACAATTTCTGCCAAGTCCAAATGGGAAACTTCAACAATTAATCACACTATGGAGTTCGAATGAAATTACTTACGAGTTTCCTTGGAAGACTTGACCATTGACAATGATACTGATTGGCGCATTTAGATCCAAAGATTATACTGAATGGTTTCAGCCTTTACATTTGAATGTTCTTGACTCTCCTTTCATTTTTTACTGTTGCCAGATGACCGAATTGTGTATTTTTTTAGGTTAACCATTAACAGAAATCCATCAAATAAATGGTTTTTATTAAACTccttaaaatccttcaaaatacAAATTGATACACCCCTTTAATCTCCCAATTTGAGATTTACGCTCCCAACAACCCCACTCCTTGCCCCATAACACACCACCCACCCCCTTCCTCTCACGTGCAGCGATATATATGAACTATACATATGGGGTGACGTGGGAGCACATATGGTCATTAGGGTAACAATTGAACATTCTGTCTTGTGTGTAGGCAGGCATCTAACCTAGAACCAATTGGAAAGCGGAAGAAGAGGTCAACTCGCCTAATGATCCTAGGATATTATATAGAAATTGTAGCACAATTTCTGCCAAGACCAGATGGGAATGCataattttcatatatataatatgcacTAACTCACCAATTAATCAAGCTATGGAGTTTGGATGTAAATTACTTGCAAGTTTCCTTGGAAGACTTTGACCATTCAATGACAATGATGATTAATAGGTGCATTTAGACCAAACGACATGGAGAAACAAACCCAATGCGTGCACGAAGGCTAGTATATATATTATGCACTAATTCACCATTACTCAAGCTATGGAGTTTGGATGTAAATTACTTgcaagtttccttgaaagacttTGACCATTCAATGACAATGATGATTGATAGGTGCATTTAGACCAAACGACATAGAGAAATAAACTGATTTGCTTCCAAAATTAGTCAGACAGATAAACCAAGAACAACACTATCAAGTTAACTAGACTCACACTCATTAGTTGTGTCCTGCATATTTGTAAAAGGGTGGTGCTGTCCACACATTCTTTTCTACGTTCCACACActtctgttaatttttgtttcttgatactctttaattcatttgatccaacgaccgaaaattgagagagatgttTAGATAGCATCACCCTTTGAAAAAGTAGCACGAAAATTAGTATTGTAAGTGCTTTTCAATAAAGTTTTAGTAACTAGTAGTTAGTAAATAATCACTTGTATCATGTTTTTGGTTAGAATGATTATTAGAACATCATAATTCAAcccaaaataaattaacaatggATAGAAGACCGAATCCAACCCAACCCCCTTTTCCCTAACTCACGTGTGGCGTCACACATGAACAACACATATCGGGGAATGTGGGAAGGCATGTGGCCAACACATAAATAGCTCGTTTACCATGATACAATGTTCAAAACCAATTTCGGAACAATGGAGGGGCCacaatcatttgaattaattgtGCTGAAACCATGGTTGTTTCAATTTCATAGTGAGAGATGCCTAATTGTCCTGGGATTTTGACAGGTCAATCCAGAAACTGCACCACATTTTCTTCCAAGTCCAAATGGGAGATTTCACCAATTAATCGCACTATGGTGTTCGAATGAAATTACTTACAAGTTTCCTTGGACGCCGGAGTTGGCTGCTGGCACAACGGGGTGGTGCCTTACCGCACCGCAGGCGAACGCGCGGTAGCGTTCGTGGTGGTGCTTCAGGATTCCAATGTATTGCGTCCAAGATCAGAACGAGCTTGCCGGCGGCCAGCAAATAGAATAAATGAGAGCTGCTCCTAGGGTGCTTCTACTTCTTCTAGATTAATGACTTATTTTGACCTTTTCGACAAGTTCGGGGACCAGTAGCAGCTTCGCTTTGCGACTATAATGAATGGCAACAACCTTCTCATTTGACCATTCTTGGAtctccttttcatttttttaatgttgCCAAATGATCcaaattgtatattttttagGTCACCCTTTATGGATCAACTATgtaaaaaatcaaccaaattcaAAATCGTTTGGTAATTTAACAAGTATccaataaataaacaaacaatgttattcaaatgaaactGAAATTTTGACAACGTTAATTGAATGGTTAAACAATTTctaatttgattgattttttttctttcagattTAATGTTTATAAAGTGAATTAGAAAATAAACGATTTCAATCGTCATATAACATTATAAGAAGAAAATAAGAGCCGAGAATGTCGGATTGAGAAAGTCAAGGTATCTATAACAAATTAaccacataaaaataaaaacagaaattCATCAAATAAACGATTGAAAGTTGAAAAGTATTTTAGAAGCTCTTCTTACCAAACAACTTTTAGATCTTCTCACTCTCTCCAGCAGCTCGCTCTTTCAATCAGGCTATCAGCCCCTCATTACGTGTTTGTTTCACAACAGCCCTTGGGCCCGGGCTTAAGTTTTATTCGGGGAGACATAGGCCATTTATGTATGGACCTTGGGTTGAGTTTTCTAGAGCCCAACTCTAGTTTGGGCTAAGGTCGTTATTTGGAAAGAAACTTACCTACGTCAGGATGCGTTGTCGCGGTATGTTCACCACTTTATTCTTCTTTACCTCCAACCCGAAAAatgaattgaataaaataacCAGTTTGGTTCACTCGTTTCAGTCAATTATTCAATATATCGGTTGATATTACACAACTCGATCTGGTTCAATTCATCAATTCAAATGCTTAACCTTATTGTGGTATTTCAGTCCAATTGCACATTATGATATGTTTTACCGTACTAGTTTATGTGTGATTGAGTTAAGATATTATagcactaaaaaaaatattgaccaTAAATAATGTTCATCATAACACTCGAATTAGTGATATTTTTTTAGCAAGTGATACTAAAATCAAATTTCTAGATCTATTTTTAGTAAACCACATAATGTGACGATTAATGGTTAGACAATTATTTTAATCATTAAAATATAAGTTCAATCATCAACTGTCACATTATGTGGTGTAGAATAAATGATGAAAATCATCATGAGGCCATGTCCCCGCCAAAAGAGGGGGAAAAGGAGAAAAACCCAACTTCCAAATAACTGCCAAATTTTCAGTGGCTAAAACTGAGCAGCATGCATGATACACCTCTTCCTCTAAAATGGCTTCTTCTCTTGCCTTCCTTCAACCTCTCTCCAATGTCTCTTCCTCTTCAACCCTCCTCTTTCTCCGTAATCCCCACCAtatcccttcttcttcctcctccttaaaACCCTCCAATTTCCCCAAAACCCTCCCATTCAAATCCCTCACCGCCTCATTCTCCCTCGCAGAATCAGACTCCCCCAAATCTTTCCAACCCAACGGTCCAAGTTTTCAATCTTTCCTCCAAGAATTAGCCGTAAGCATCCATTTCCCATTTCGAATTCGATCCTTTACGTCAAATTTTGAACCTTTAATTATTGGCGTTGCTTAATTTATATGTAATTTATTAAAgtgcgattttttttttcaattttttttttagctgTGCAGGACAGCTTTGATCTTCCACCGGACTACTTTGCGCAGCTTCCTAACGATCTCCGGCTCGATGTAAGTGGGCTTTTTTCAATCTGTGTGAATTACCCAGTTGTTGAATTCGATATAGAATGTGGCTTTAGAACTTGAGCTgacaatttttgaaattttgtttttgggtatgTGTGAAGCTGAATGATGCAGCATTTGATCTTTCAAATGGAAGGGTTATCGACGAGGTTGGTTATTTTTAAGCCTCTGCTTCTGCATTctgatttgaaatttgattacatTCTTAGTTTGATGAGTAGTAGTATGAACATGACTAGTGTTCCGTTTCCGAAATTTCACCCAAGTTTCAACTCTTTTTGGTAAGAATGGTGTATGTATCAATGATTCAAATGTTTAATATAACGAAACGGGATGTGAAAGAATCACACATTATCCATGTCATGCCTCTCATGTATTCGGCCAAACGATTCGAAGTTTATAAGTAAGCTATCAAAATTACTGGCTAATTAAGTTACTGTCTTTGAATTTACTCTTTTTGCAGTGTGGTCAAGAGTTAGGAGAGACATTGTTAAATCTCTCTCGCGCATGGGAGCAAGCCGATACATCAACTTCCCATGCTTTAGCTAGCAAGCTCCCTGGGTTGGAGGACTCTATGACAGGCAATGCCAAATCAGGCAAGAACAGAGTTATATGAAATTGATGCTTAAAATATATTCTCAGTAGTTTGATTCAAGAGCTTATATCTGTTATTATAGCATTTGGAAAGCGTTTGGTTTCTGCCGGAAGAAGATTTCAGTCTATGGGACAGTATGGCCAAGGTGAACTGCAAAAGGTATGTTTTATTACTTGGACATGAGATAGATACTGTGGCGAACTAAATAATCTTTCAAAGGAACAAGAGATGGATAGACAGATAGATAGATAGTTGGAgtagtttgtgtttatttgtttgtttagaCTGGTTTTATTGAGTTTTCGTTACTATTGTTCTCATGCTTCTTTACTCCAAAGGTCAAAATTGTTCCATAAAGTTTGTTAATAGCGTTTGGAACTATTTGCTTCAAATCAAACTCATGAGTATTACTGTGTTGGACGAGATATGTCAACATTCAACATTGACACTTTGCATTTACCCCACTGCCAACATACGACTGTTTAGTTATAGTAGGCATTAGTCGTAGACGATAACTTATCTGACTTTTAGAAGAGCTACGGGCTAAGAGTTACAACATGCCATTTTCCTTGCCAGCTTTTAGAAGATATTTATATGGATCTTCAACCCTCCTCTTTCTCCGTAATCCCCATCAtatcccttcttcttcctcctccttaaaaccctccaatttcctcaaaacCCTCCCATTCAAATCCCTCACCGCCTCATTCTCCCTCGCAGAATCAGACTCCCCCAAATCTTTCCAACCCAACGGTCCAAATTTTCAATCTTTCCTCCAAGAATTAGCTGTAAGCATCCATTTCCCATTTCGAATTCGATCCTTTACGTCAAATTTTGAACCTTTAATAACTGGCGTTGCTTAATTTATATGTAATTTATTAaagtgtgatttttttttttaacttttttttttttttgggccgtGCAGGACAGCTTTGATCTTCCACCGGACTACTTTGCGCAGCTTCCTAACGATCTCCGGCTCGATGTAAGTGGGGTTTTTTTTCAATCTGTGTGAATTACCCAGTTGTTGAATTCGATAAAGAATGTGGCTGTAGAATTTGAGCTgacaatttttgaaattttgtttttgggtatgTGTGAAGCTGAATGATGCAGCATTTGATCTTTCAAATGGAAGGGTCATCGACGAGGTTAGTTATTTTTAAGCCTCTGCTTCTGCATTctgatttgaaatttgattacatTCTTAGTTTGATGAGTAGTAGTATGAACATGACTAGTGTTCCGTTTCCGAAATTTCACCCAAGTTTCAACTCTTTTTGGTAAGAATGGTGTATGTATCAATGATTTAAATGATTATTATAACGAAACGGGATGTGCAAGAATCACACATTATCCATGTCATGCCTCTCATGTATTCGGCCAAACGATTCAAAGTTTATAAGTAAGCTATCAAAATTACTGGCTAATTAAGTTACTGTCTTTGAATTTACTCTTTTTGCAGTGTGGTCAAGAGTTAGGAGAGACATTGTTAAATCTCTCTCGCGCATGGGAACAAGCCGATACATCAACTTCCCATGCTTTAGCTAGCAAGCTCCCTGGGTTGGAGGACTCTATGACAGGCAATGCCAAATCAGGCAAGAACAGAGTTATATGAAATTGATGCTTAAAATATCTTATCGGGAGTTTGATTCAAGAGCTTATATCTGTTATTATAGCATTTGGAAAGCGTTTGGTTTCTGCCGGAAGAAGATTTCAGTCTATGGGACAGTATGGCCAAGGTGAACTGCAAAAGGTATGTTTTGTTACTTGGACAAGAGATAGATATTGTGGCGGACTAAATAATCTTTCAAAAGAACAAAGATGGATAGACAGATAGAAAGATAGTTCGAGTAGTTTGTCTTTATTTGTTTGCTTAGACTGGTTTTATTGAGTTTTCGTTACTATTGTTCTCATGCTTCTTTACTCCAAATGTCAAAATTGTTCCATAAAGTTTGTTAATAGCATTTGGAACTATTTACTTCAAATCAAACTCATGAGCATTACTGTGTCGGACGAGATATGAAGTTTGAGTTATAAAAGGTTATACTAGTACTCTACCTGCTGCCAATTCTTTAAATTTCATTCCGAACCAGCTCAATTGTTTAACTCTTGTAATTTCAGGTTTTCTATCAACTAGGAGGTCGATTATCATGGGAGCGAGCTTAGCTTCTTTTGTTCTAATATCGGCGATGGCAGCAGTAGCAGTTTCTTCCAtgtaaaacaatcaaatagaatACAGGAAAAGGAGAATCAACTAAAGGTTGGAAGGTTCCTAAACGATCACAAATCTCACGTACCAACAAGATACTCCTATGCCAATATTACAAAGATGACAAATGGATTCAAGAACAAGTTAGGTGAAGGAGGTTTTGGAAGTGTTTACAGCGGAGAGCTTCCAACTAATGGAGTTCCAGTCGCCGTAAAAGTCCTCAGTGATTCGAAAGGAAATGGAGAAGATTGTGTTAACGCAGTGGTAACCATTGGCAGAATTCACCATGTCAATGTGGTTCGCCTACTCGGGTCTTCTGCCGAAGGAGGCAAGCGTGCGCTTATTTACGAGCTCATGCCAAACGGGTTCCTAGAGAACTTCATCACATTTAAAGATCAATCCAACAACGCTTCGTTTGATTGGCAGAAAGTTCACAACATCGTCAATGGTACAGCGAAGGGAATcgagtatcttcaccaagggtGCGACCACATGATCCTCCACTTTGATATCAAACCTCATAACATACTGTTAGACCATGGTTTCAATCCTAAGATCTCGGATTTTGGTCTTGCTAAACTCTGTTCCAAGGAAGATAGTTTCATATCTATGACAGCTGCTAGAGGCACCGTGGGCTACATTGCACCAGAAGTGTTCAGTGGGAACTTCGGGAGCATGTCCCACAAGTCAGATGTGTACAGTTTCGGTATGCTAGTGCTTGAAATTGTTGGATCCAGAAAACAACCTGCTCTTACATCTGGAACCAGTGAGGTCTACTTTCCGGAATGGGTTTACAAATCGTCTAGTTCCAGGAGAAGCGTTGGATTTGAAGCTATATACCGATGAGGACACTCAGATTGCTAAGAAACTGGTGACTGGCACTATGGTGCATCCAGTGGTACCCGAAGAATCGCCCTTCCATGAAAGCAGTTGTTCGAATGCTAGAAGGAGGCCTTGAAAGCTTGAGCATACCACGAAATCCATTTGCTTCCACAAGTACTCAGACAGATGAACCAAGAAACAGAGAGTCAAGTTAATATTTCAGTAATATTCAAATGCACATTTGTAAAAGTTGTATTAAATCAAGAGAAATGTCTTACATGCCATTTAGGTATCCATATAATCCACTAAAATTTGTGATGCAAGTGCTTTTCAATAAAGTTAGTAAATAATCATTTGAACAATGTTTTTGGTTagaaatcctgattgaatataTTCCTAGGGTTTCATAGATTATTAGGCtggatttttatttataatcctTCAAAATACCAATTGATGCACCCCATTAATCTCCCAATTTGAGATTTACGCTCCCAACAATCCCCTCTCCCCCCTCCccccataaaaaaaaatctcatttgcaGCGGCACACATGAACAACACATATCATTGATATTCCTGGTATAGTAGATGCTATCACACATACAATTATACTCAATTTGACGGAATTGTTTGATCTTAAAGGGGATCTTCTATAATTTCGCACGTGAGGGGCTATTTCTTTGACCATTCACTGACAATGATGATTGATAGGTGCAATTAGACCAAACGACATAGAGAAACAATAATTCATCaaataaatgattgaaagtTAAAAAGTATTTGGAAGCACTTAGTACCAAATGCATCGGTTTCaactttcatgttttttttcttcactctACTAAGGGCCGTTGGAAAAAAGAAAGCTTCCAAAACTACCAAATTTTTGTGGcagaaacataagatgatgataCAATTGGCACGGATCAGTATCCGTTTATGagtaatttcttcttcttccaaggATGATTATTTCTGGAATAGAGGCCGCGGTTCCGGTAGCACTATCATGTAACAGGGAAGATTCCTCGTCGACATCCGTCTCATCAGATGGATCCTCCATTGGCATTTGCTGGGGACAGAAAAAAGGTTTCGGCGGCATCTGCAAGGCTTCGACTTCACCTTCAAGCATCTCTACAACTTTGCTCATACAAGGGCGATCCGCTGGCTTCAGTTGAATGCACCACAATGCAACCATAAGCATCCTCTTGGTTACTTTCTTATCAGACTCGCAGGCATTCTCAATTTCAATGCTCAATCCTTTCTGTAGTTGCTCGTAAATCCATGAAGGGAAGTATATTTGGCTTGAGTTTTGTGCGTGTGCATTCAAGTTCTTCCTCCGTCCTGCCATTTCCAATAGCAACATTCCGAAGCTATACACATCAGCTTTCTTTGAAACTCCTCCGATAGATCTGTAGAACAATTCTGGAGCCATATATCCAAATGTGCCTCTCACAGCAGTAAGAGAAACGGTGTTGTTATCTCTAGGGTAAAATCTTGCAAGGCCAAAGTCGGAAATTTTAGCAGCAAAGTTTTCATCGAGAAGAATGTTGTGAGGTTTGATGTCAAAGTGCAAAATTTGCATATCGCATCCCTGGTGTAGATATTCAATTGCACGAGCCACACCGAGAGCTATCTCATGCATTACATCCCAACTAAGAATTACATTCTTTTCTTTCTCAGAAAAGATATATTTGTCAAGAGATCCATTAGGCATGAAGTCATAAACAAGAGCTCTTTTCGATCCCTCCGAACAAAATCCAATTAGTTGCACCACATTGACATGATGAATTCTTCCTATTGTGGCAACTTCACTGATGAAATCTTGCCCTTTGCCTTTGGTACCACTCAACATCTTTACTGCAACAAGATGACCGTCTTGCAGCAACCCTTTGAAAACAGAACCAAAGCCTCCTTGACCGAGTTTATCTTTGAGATTACGTGTCATCTTTTTAATATCTGAATAGGAATACCTCCTCGGCATAAGATTCTTGTACGCATACAAGAATTCTTCAACTGCATCATCATCTTCCTTTAGGAACTTTCTCCAATACAGTTTGCGGCCGCAGAAACCCAACAAAACAATAATGCCAAGTACCCATCGTGCTATCAGATTCCATCCTGCCATAGGAATAGGCCGTTAGTAGGTGTTCATCCTGCCATAACAATTTTACCTTTGAAAAAATTATGAGCTCACATGCGTGCACACATATATTCTTTAAAATGAATTACCAGTGATCTTGGCAGCTGCTATGAAACCtgtgtgaaacaaaatcaatggAGAAATGATTTAGGATCAAGAAAAGGGAAGGATTAACTCGGAAATTCTAGTGACGTGACATATAGCGTTACAGCATAAGCTCAATATCACACTAATGCGAATTATAAGTAATCTAAATACCATTTGATATAACTTACCAGGATTCAAAGATTCAAGGAAACCTGCAAAGATACATCAGTGTCAATAAGAGATGTCACGAAAAATTCGGCATTCTAAAATCGTAAAGTTTACTAAACACATCACACATGCATAAAACTGATAATATTCCTAATGTATAAATGAATGACATTTCTCTGAAAGCTCCACTGAGACTACGTATCATTTGCCTTGCCATGATTTGTGAAACACACCGACTTAGTGCGTTAATTAAATTGATAAACAACATACTCACAATGGAAGGATTGGTATCGGCTGCCGCAGAGAAATCTCTCCCATGAAAGCTTAAATCCCCTTTGCAACTTATCGTGGATGGAAGATAAAGTGAAGTTCCCGATTTCTTCTAACAAGGCAAGAATGGTTGTGCCCATATCACAAGCCATACCCCCCTctctagtaaaaaaaaaatcaacctcAAAAGGTCCTTCTACAATATAAGAATATGAAGTCGCAGAAGAGGTATTGCAATTGTATTTTACGTAGTCCAGGGACTCAACTGGGAACTGGCAATCAAAGAAAACCAAGTAATCGTTGGCCCCATAACCATATGCCTGGTATCGATCTATTGCGCTGAAGTTACGCGTTGTTAAAGTGCGGAGTGGCCGAGGGGGGCAAGTATCGCTTAGCAGACCAGGATCCACAAGATGAATTGTATGATCATCATAGTTGATTTTCCTCACATAATATGTGCCATTGTAGAGATTTAGAATGGTGTTGTTATGTTGGCATGATAATACCGCTGGATGGTTGAGACAATTCTGATCAGACGAAGAACCATTCAACCGAAAAGGGTATCTAATGTTGTGGAGATCCCCGCAAGAAACAGGCGGACAGTGTTTTTTTCCCTTGGCATCACAAATTGCAAAGGAAATAGCAAAAGCTACAGCACATGTTAACCAGATACTTTTAACGAGCATTGTTGCGAAGCAAGCGCTTGAGATCATAGGAAAATCAAGGAGAAAGATGATGAAAGAAAGTTAACCATTACAACGGGGGGATTGTTTCTGCAAAGTCTTCTGGGATCTCAACTACCAGTCCATAAATGCATGCTCATCAGGTTACGAAGAAACTAGGATGCTTCCACCAATCCAATTGCCAAGAAAGTAACACCAGGATGATGACAA is part of the Malus domestica chromosome 12, GDT2T_hap1 genome and encodes:
- the LOC103451401 gene encoding rust resistance kinase Lr10-like; this encodes MVDSLLLLPAFSLLVIVFSMAINVVPSEAAAYDRVADCPVSNCSDAGPLIKFPFRLKDHPLQCGHPEFEVSCLKNKTMIQLSSSSGLFPIQSVNYRRRTFSVYDDEEGCFPRRLLNFTISTTSLFEPIPSQEPIPSSDPRMVNSGMYSYRFNCAEYKIHPSDLPYPDGYPYDPYPYGYPYDPYPYGMYYPQLEKFTLLNCSTTQTLNTGSSYIPITCLSVGHHQVLAVSPSASVTKLPFRTCSTLKQLELPLRRVDDGYSTGNDCEPDNVLLLKWKLNSYFPQCQNCTEGTGSCEFNDTSNRMECHPYPIVRDPPQALPFPKAPKPKGCLSTRRSIIVGASLASFVLISAMAAVAVFFYVKQSKRKLEKENQLKVERFLKDHKSHVPTRYSYANIKKMTNGFKKKLGEGSFGSVYSGELPTNGVPVAVKVLSDSKGNGEDFVNEVGTIGRIHHVNVVRLLGFSAEGGKRALIYGLMPNGSLENFITYKDRSNNTSFDWQKLHNIVNGTAKGIEYLHQGCDRMILHFDIKPHNILLDHDFNPKISDFGLAKLCSKEDSIISMTAARGTVGYIAPEVFNGNFGSVSHKSDVYSFGMLVLEIVGSRKQPALTSGTSEVYFPELVYNRLVQGEALDLKLDTDEDAQIAKKLVTVAFWCIQWYPVNRPSMKAVVRMLEGGLENLMMPPNPFASTSTQTDQPRTTLSS
- the LOC103414004 gene encoding uncharacterized protein, translated to MASSLAFLQPLSNVSSSSTLLFLRNPHHIPSSSSSLKPSNFPKTLPFKSLTASFSLAESDSPKSFQPNGPSFQSFLQELADSFDLPPDYFAQLPNDLRLDLNDAAFDLSNGRVIDECGQELGETLLNLSRAWEQADTSTSHALASKLPGLEDSMTGNAKSAFGKRLVSAGRRFQSMGQYGQGELQKDSFDLPPDYFAQLPNDLRLDLNDAAFDLSNGRVIDECGQELGETLLNLSRAWEQADTSTSHALASKLPGLEDSMTGNAKSAFGKRLVSAGRRFQSMGQYGQGELQKVFYQLGGRLSWERA
- the LOC103451088 gene encoding LEAF RUST 10 DISEASE-RESISTANCEUS RECEPTOR-LIKE PROTEIN KINASE-like 2.4; this encodes MISSACFATMLVKSIWLTCAVAFAISFAICDAKGKKHCPPVSCGDLHNIRYPFRLNGSSSDQNCLNHPAVLSCQHNNTILNLYNGTYYVRKINYDDHTIHLVDPGLLSDTCPPRPLRTLTTRNFSAIDRYQAYGYGANDYLVFFDCQFPVESLDYVKYNCNTSSATSYSYIVEGPFEVDFFFTREGGMACDMGTTILALLEEIGNFTLSSIHDKLQRGFKLSWERFLCGSRYQSFHCFLESLNPGFIAAAKITGWNLIARWVLGIIVLLGFCGRKLYWRKFLKEDDDAVEEFLYAYKNLMPRRYSYSDIKKMTRNLKDKLGQGGFGSVFKGLLQDGHLVAVKMLSGTKGKGQDFISEVATIGRIHHVNVVQLIGFCSEGSKRALVYDFMPNGSLDKYIFSEKEKNVILSWDVMHEIALGVARAIEYLHQGCDMQILHFDIKPHNILLDENFAAKISDFGLARFYPRDNNTVSLTAVRGTFGYMAPELFYRSIGGVSKKADVYSFGMLLLEMAGRRKNLNAHAQNSSQIYFPSWIYEQLQKGLSIEIENACESDKKVTKRMLMVALWCIQLKPADRPCMSKVVEMLEGEVEALQMPPKPFFCPQQMPMEDPSDETDVDEESSLLHDSATGTAASIPEIIILGRRRNYS